One segment of Triticum aestivum cultivar Chinese Spring chromosome 2A, IWGSC CS RefSeq v2.1, whole genome shotgun sequence DNA contains the following:
- the LOC123185235 gene encoding uncharacterized protein — MAARQISWTPTMSSYMLANLCAVVTGGHRTGTAFKNVHWNACAMAMNEHFNRTDLIGTHITNHTRTWKRKYKQIVHLKSLSGALWDEENFMIVLDHEHYTNHIKDHKEDEPFLNKPIKHYEEMLVIVGASMATGQYAKGSSDPLGTDVIDLEEPKANKAAAPHEEVSQSPTCGESAAPKLKKAKTNPSAEDRMHATIMASSERLAVAIEKLISSANPAIDGLWDEMKELPGFDLDSLAHYYAYLVDNPRVATAFKVLGDVQRKVWVSRYVKSTFPEADA; from the exons ATGGCTGCTAGGCAAATTTCATGGACACCTACCATGTCATCATACATGCTAGCGAACCTATGTGCTGTGGTGACCGGTGGCCATAGAACCGGTACCGCCTTCAAGAATGTACATTGGAATGCTTGTGCCATGGCTATGAATGAACATTTTAACCGCACTGACTTAATTGGAACCCACATCACAAATCATACAAGGACATGGAAGAGGAAGTATAAACAGATAGTGCACCTCAAATCATTGAGTGGTGCACTTTGGGATGAAGAGAACTTTATGATTGTTCTTGATCATGAGCATTACACAAACCACATTAAG GACCACAAAGAAGATGAACCCTTCCTTAACAAGCCTATTAAACATTATGAAGAGATGCTGGTTATCGTTGGAGCTAGCATGGCTACAGGGCAATATGCAAAAGGCTCAAGTGACCCTTTAGGTACAGATGTGATTGATCTTGAAGAACCGAAAGCCAACAAAGCTGCTGCCCCTCATGAAGAGGTTTCCCAATCACCCACTTGTGGCGAGTCAGCTGCTCCCAAGTTGAAGAAAGCCAAAACCAATCCTTCTGCAGAAGACAGGATGCATGCAACCATAATGGCTTCAAGTGAAAGGCTTGCTGTTGCCATAGAGAAACTTATTAGCAGCGCCAACCCCGCCATTGATGGTCTTTGGGATGAGATGAAAGAACTCCCTGGTTTTGATTTGGATTCCCTTGCACATTACTATGCCTATTTGGTTGACAATCCTCGTGTTGCAACAGCATTCAAGGTCTTGGGAGATGTCCAGAGAAAGGTTTGGGTCTCTAGGTATGTGAAGAGTACCTTCCCTGAAGCCGACGCATGA